The following are encoded in a window of Sminthopsis crassicaudata isolate SCR6 chromosome 5, ASM4859323v1, whole genome shotgun sequence genomic DNA:
- the GDI2 gene encoding rab GDP dissociation inhibitor beta, translated as MNEEYDVIVLGTGLTECILSGIMSVNGKKVLHMDRNSYYGGESASITPLEDLYKRFNIPGTPPASMGRGRDWNVDLIPKFLMANGQLVKMLLYTEVTRYLDFKVTEGSFVYKGGKIYKVPSTEAEALASSLMGLFEKRRFRKFLVYVANFDEKDSRTFEGVDPRKTTMRDVYKKFDLGQDVIDFTGHALALYRTDDYLDQPCYETINRIKLYSDSLARYGKSPYLYPLYGLGELPQGFARLSAIYGGTYMLNKPIEEIIVKDGQVIGVKSEGEIARCKQLICDPSYVKDRVKKVGQVIRVICILSHPIKNTNDANSCQIIIPQNQVNRKSDIYVCMISSAHNVAAQGKYIAIVSTTVETKEPEKEIRPALELLEPIEQKFVSINDLYVPTDLGTESQIFISRTYDATTHFETTCDDIKDIYKRMTGSEFDFEEMKRKKNDIYGED; from the exons GAATGTATCCTTTCTGGGATCATGTCAGTAAATGGAAAGAAGGTCCTTCACATGGATAGAAACTCCTATTATGGAGGTGAAAGTGCATCTATTACACCACTGGAAGAT ttataCAAGAGGTTTAATATACCAGGAACACCACCAGCCTCaatgggaagaggaagagattgGAATGTGGACCTAATCCCCAAATTTCTTATGGCAAATG GTCAGTTAGTTAAGATGCTGCTTTATACAGAAGTCACCAGATATCTGGACTTCAAAGTAACCGAAGGAAGTTTTGTCTACAAAGGAGGGAAAATCTACAAAGTTCCTTCCACAGAGGCAGAAGCCTTGGCATCTA GCTTGATGGGGCTTTTTGAAAAACGTCGGTTCAGGAAATTCTTAGTGTATGTTGCCAACTTTGATGAAAAAGACTCCAGAACCTTTGAGGGTGTTGATCCTAGGAAGACTACAATGCGAGATGTGTACAAGAAGTTTGATTTGGGCCAAGATGTCATAGATTTCACTGGCCATGCTCTTGCCCTTTACAGAACTGATGA ctaTTTAGATCAACCATGTTATGAAACTATCAACAGAATTAAACTTTATAGTGACTCTTTGGCACGATACGGCAAGAGTCCATATCTTTATCCACTATATGGCCTTGGAGAACTGCCTCAAGGATTTGCAAG GCTAAGTGCCATTTATGGAGGTACCTATATGTTGAACAAGCCAATTGAAGAAATCATTGTAAAAGATGGACAAGTGATTGGTGTGAAGTCTGAAGGAGAG ATTGCTCGTTGCAAGCAGCTCATCTGTGATCCTAGTTATGTAAAAGACAGAGTAAAAAAAGTAGGCCAGGTGATCCGAGTCATCTGTATCCTAAGCCACCCAATTAAGAATACCAATGATGCCAATTCATGCCAGATCATCATTCCACAGAACCAGGTCAACCGGAAATCAG ATATCTACGTTTGCATGATTTCTTCTGCACACAATGTGGCTGCACAAGGAAAGTATATTGccattgttagtactactgtggAAACCAAAGAACCTGAGAAAGAAATCAGACCAGCGTTAGAGCTTTTGGAGCCAATTGAACAGAA ATTTGTTAGCATCAATGATCTTTATGTTCCAACTGACTTGGGAACAGAAAGTCAG atcttcatTTCCCGCACTTATGATGCTACAACTCACTTTGAGACAACTTGTGACGATATTAAAGACATCTACAAGAGGATGACAGGGTCTGAGTTTGACTTTGAAGAAATGAAAcgaaagaaaaatgacatttatgGGGAAGACTAA